In Aeromicrobium marinum DSM 15272, one genomic interval encodes:
- a CDS encoding HesB/IscA family protein, whose translation MSIDSTTDADLQTSTPDATAPATSVTLSQGATEKVSSLLAQEGRDDLALRIAVQPGGCSGLRYQLFFDERSLDGDQVFTFDGVNVVVDRMSLPYLGGATIDFVDTIEKQGFTIDNPMATGSCACGDSFH comes from the coding sequence ATGAGCATCGACAGCACCACGGACGCCGACCTCCAGACCTCCACGCCGGACGCCACCGCCCCGGCCACCAGCGTGACCCTCAGCCAGGGCGCGACCGAGAAGGTGTCGAGCCTGCTCGCCCAGGAGGGTCGTGACGACCTGGCCCTGCGCATCGCGGTCCAGCCCGGCGGCTGCTCCGGCCTGCGGTACCAGCTGTTCTTCGACGAGCGCTCGCTCGACGGGGACCAGGTGTTCACCTTCGACGGCGTCAACGTCGTCGTCGACCGCATGAGCCTGCCGTACCTGGGCGGAGCCACGATCGACTTCGTCGACACCATCGAGAAGCAGGGCTTCACCATCGACAACCCGATGGCCACCGGCTCCTGCGCTTGCGGCGATTCCTTCCACTGA
- a CDS encoding glycerate kinase — protein sequence MKVLVAPDKFAGTLSAPEAATAIAEGWRRTAPDDRLTLAPMADGGPGFMGVLHQALGGDVSVVTVDGPWGDPAPVSLLRVGDTVYLESAQACGLHLGRGGDADRATTLGVGQAVLAAVESGARHVVVGLGGSATTDGGAGLLAGLGAVADVPLGAGPHGLEGITRVDLAPALRRLRGVTLTAATDVDSVLLGMFGAARTFGPQKGLDDAAILVVDRQLDAFVDVVCGPTPAERRVADRPGAGAAGGLGFALLLLGAEVTSGIGLVAEHTGLADLVATHDLVLTGEGSYDYSSRAGKVVFGVARVAAELARPCVVLAGRVDVGSREMRAMGVESAYGVVDLVGEEPAMSHPARSLQALGARVARTWSH from the coding sequence GTGAAGGTCCTCGTCGCACCCGACAAGTTCGCGGGCACGCTCAGCGCCCCCGAGGCGGCCACGGCGATCGCCGAGGGGTGGCGACGCACGGCACCGGACGACCGGTTGACCCTGGCCCCGATGGCCGACGGCGGACCCGGCTTCATGGGGGTGCTGCACCAGGCGCTGGGCGGCGACGTGTCGGTGGTGACCGTCGACGGACCGTGGGGTGACCCCGCCCCCGTCAGCCTGCTGCGGGTCGGCGACACGGTGTACCTGGAGTCCGCCCAGGCGTGCGGGCTCCACCTCGGACGAGGGGGCGACGCGGACCGGGCCACGACGCTCGGGGTGGGCCAGGCCGTCCTCGCGGCGGTGGAGTCTGGCGCGCGGCACGTCGTGGTGGGACTGGGCGGCAGTGCGACCACCGACGGCGGTGCCGGCCTGCTGGCCGGACTGGGCGCCGTGGCCGACGTGCCCCTCGGCGCCGGGCCGCACGGGTTGGAGGGCATCACCCGGGTCGACCTCGCTCCGGCGCTCCGCCGCCTCCGGGGCGTCACCCTCACGGCCGCGACCGATGTCGACAGCGTGCTGCTGGGCATGTTCGGCGCCGCACGGACCTTCGGCCCGCAGAAGGGACTCGACGACGCCGCGATCCTCGTCGTGGACCGGCAGCTCGACGCCTTCGTCGACGTGGTGTGCGGTCCCACCCCGGCCGAGCGGCGGGTCGCCGACCGGCCCGGTGCGGGCGCGGCCGGTGGTCTGGGGTTCGCCCTGCTCCTGCTGGGGGCCGAGGTCACCTCGGGCATCGGGTTGGTCGCCGAGCACACGGGTCTGGCCGATCTCGTCGCCACCCACGACCTGGTCCTGACGGGGGAGGGGTCCTACGACTACTCCTCCCGGGCCGGGAAGGTCGTGTTCGGCGTGGCCCGCGTGGCCGCGGAGCTGGCCCGACCGTGCGTCGTGCTGGCCGGGCGGGTCGACGTCGGGTCCCGCGAGATGCGGGCGATGGGGGTCGAGTCGGCCTACGGGGTGGTCGACCTGGTGGGCGAGGAGCCGGCGATGTCGCACCCCGCGCGTTCCCTGCAGGCGCTCGGCGCACGGGTCGCCCGCACCTGGTCGCACTGA
- a CDS encoding carbohydrate kinase family protein, whose translation MHLAIAGSIATDHLMTFPGRFTDSLVPEELDKVALSFLVEDLDVRRGGCAANISFALASLGHRPVLVGSVGKDFDVEYRGWLESAGVDTSSVRVSESRHTARFVCTTDSTLAQIASFYAGAMSEAREIDVLGLGHAFDLVLIGPDDPEGMLRHTAACRDAGVPFAADPSQQLAFADGDMIRLLVDGATYLFSNDYEAALIEQKTGWTSADVQSKVGTRIVTRGKDGVSVYTADDEVHVSAIPGLVAVDPTGVGDSFRAGFLAGVAAGLGLERSAQIGCTIAASVVLTKGTQEYTLDRQSFLDRLGSAYGDVAAAEVGDALALA comes from the coding sequence GTGCATCTCGCCATCGCCGGTTCCATCGCGACCGACCATCTGATGACCTTCCCGGGACGGTTCACCGACTCCCTCGTCCCCGAGGAGCTCGACAAGGTCGCCTTGTCGTTCCTCGTCGAGGACCTCGACGTCCGGCGCGGAGGATGTGCCGCGAACATCAGCTTCGCCCTGGCCAGCCTCGGCCACCGGCCGGTGCTGGTCGGCTCGGTCGGCAAGGACTTCGACGTCGAGTACCGCGGTTGGCTGGAGTCGGCGGGTGTCGACACGTCGTCGGTGCGGGTCTCGGAGTCCCGCCACACCGCCCGGTTCGTGTGCACCACGGACTCGACGCTCGCGCAGATCGCCTCGTTCTACGCCGGCGCCATGTCCGAGGCCCGCGAGATCGACGTGCTCGGGCTCGGCCACGCGTTCGACCTCGTGCTGATCGGCCCCGACGACCCCGAGGGCATGCTGCGGCACACCGCTGCGTGCCGCGACGCCGGCGTGCCGTTCGCCGCCGACCCGTCCCAGCAGCTCGCCTTCGCCGACGGTGACATGATCCGTCTGCTGGTCGACGGCGCCACCTACCTGTTCAGCAACGACTACGAGGCCGCCCTGATCGAGCAGAAGACCGGCTGGACGTCCGCCGACGTGCAGTCCAAGGTCGGCACCCGGATCGTCACCCGCGGCAAGGACGGGGTCTCGGTGTACACCGCCGACGACGAGGTCCACGTGTCCGCGATCCCCGGGCTGGTCGCCGTCGATCCGACCGGCGTCGGCGACAGCTTCCGGGCCGGGTTCCTCGCCGGCGTCGCGGCCGGCCTCGGGCTCGAGCGCTCGGCGCAGATCGGTTGCACGATCGCGGCCAGCGTGGTGCTCACCAAGGGCACGCAGGAGTACACGTTGGACCGGCAGAGCTTCCTCGACCGGCTCGGGTCGGCCTACGGCGACGTCGCCGCGGCCGAGGTCGGCGACGCCCTGGCGCTCGCGTGA